In the genome of Pseudomonadota bacterium, one region contains:
- a CDS encoding iron ABC transporter permease, protein MKKTILNWPLSMLLSVGFLLAASLYSLGSGSSDITLKDVIPTLLKGSGTPEFSILFDIRIPRILLGFAVGGSLSLAGVILQGMFRNPLVEPYTLGISGGAALGVALCIILGLHRVFPDLAMPLFGFIGAFAVALPISLINIRKGMVKTEGLLLTGVMISYISSSIVTLILAISSTEDLQGIIFWIMGSLEEPSWLLISIVLFISLICLVLSYIFSLDLNALALGEEEAIHLGVNVERAKKILFLIASVLTGVSVSIAGIIGFVGLVVPHFVRMLAGYDHRVLLVMSFITGAGFLIFCDTLARTIISPVELPVGVITGILGGSLFVYALGRRFLK, encoded by the coding sequence ATGAAAAAAACTATATTAAACTGGCCGCTCTCCATGCTTCTTTCAGTGGGTTTTCTTCTTGCTGCAAGCCTTTATTCACTGGGCAGCGGTTCCTCCGACATCACCCTGAAAGATGTCATACCAACGCTCTTAAAGGGCAGCGGAACCCCTGAGTTCAGCATTCTTTTTGATATCCGAATACCCAGGATTCTGCTTGGCTTTGCTGTCGGGGGCTCTTTAAGCCTTGCCGGAGTTATCCTTCAGGGCATGTTCCGGAACCCTCTCGTTGAGCCATATACACTTGGTATTTCAGGAGGCGCTGCCCTTGGAGTAGCCCTCTGTATTATTCTGGGACTTCACAGGGTATTCCCGGACCTTGCCATGCCGCTTTTCGGATTCATTGGAGCTTTTGCTGTAGCCCTTCCCATATCACTTATAAATATAAGGAAGGGTATGGTAAAAACAGAAGGGCTTCTTCTTACAGGAGTCATGATAAGCTATATATCTTCCTCTATAGTTACACTTATATTGGCAATATCAAGCACCGAAGATCTCCAGGGCATCATATTCTGGATAATGGGATCACTCGAAGAACCGAGCTGGTTGCTCATTTCCATTGTCCTCTTTATTTCCTTGATCTGCCTTGTCTTGTCTTACATCTTTTCTTTAGACCTGAACGCCCTTGCACTGGGCGAAGAAGAGGCCATTCATCTCGGGGTAAATGTGGAAAGGGCGAAAAAGATACTCTTTCTCATTGCATCGGTTTTAACAGGAGTCAGTGTATCCATTGCAGGGATAATCGGCTTTGTCGGGCTTGTTGTCCCTCACTTTGTAAGGATGCTTGCAGGGTATGACCACAGAGTGCTTCTGGTCATGTCATTTATCACAGGCGCAGGTTTTCTCATATTCTGCGACACCCTGGCGCGGACGATCATTTCGCCGGTGGAACTTCCTGTAGGGGTAATAACGGGCATACTCGGCGGAAGCCTTTTTGTCTATGCTCTGGGCAGGAGGTTTCTAAAATGA
- a CDS encoding ABC transporter ATP-binding protein, producing MIQINNFSCGYGSKTILNNIDLRVDKGEFVGIIGPNGSGKTTLLRGITRLAKHFGGTILFDGKDIRGMGFREIAQKIAVVSQGIPATIMTVEEYVLLGRLPHYSTFQLFETEKDIELAEYCMELTDTIKFKDRYISELSSGEVQLALIARALTQEPVLLLLDEPTAHLDITHQVGILDLIKKLNMEYALTIIIVLHDLNLAAEYCDRLILMDKGTIKRAGEPKDVLNYSDIEEVYKTVVVVETNPLSSKPFVLVVTEEVKKRCKR from the coding sequence ATGATTCAAATAAACAATTTTTCATGCGGATATGGCTCTAAAACTATTCTGAATAATATCGATCTCCGGGTAGACAAAGGAGAATTTGTAGGCATCATAGGACCTAACGGATCAGGAAAGACTACATTACTTCGCGGAATTACACGATTAGCAAAACATTTCGGAGGCACGATCCTTTTCGACGGGAAAGATATAAGGGGGATGGGTTTCAGAGAAATTGCACAAAAGATTGCCGTAGTTTCCCAGGGCATACCTGCGACAATAATGACTGTCGAAGAATATGTTCTCCTCGGCAGATTACCCCATTACAGTACATTCCAATTGTTCGAAACCGAAAAGGATATTGAACTTGCCGAATATTGCATGGAACTTACCGATACAATAAAATTTAAAGACAGGTATATCTCGGAGTTGAGCAGCGGAGAGGTACAGCTTGCACTCATTGCACGGGCACTCACACAGGAGCCGGTGCTGCTTCTTCTTGATGAACCTACCGCCCATCTGGATATTACTCATCAGGTAGGAATCCTGGACCTCATCAAAAAACTGAATATGGAGTATGCTCTTACTATTATCATCGTGCTTCACGATCTCAACCTTGCAGCAGAATATTGCGACCGTCTAATCCTGATGGACAAAGGCACCATCAAAAGGGCGGGGGAACCGAAAGACGTACTGAATTACAGTGATATAGAAGAGGTCTATAAGACAGTTGTTGTTGTGGAAACAAATCCTCTGTCTTCCAAGCCCTTCGTGCTTGTAGTAACTGAGGAGGTAAAAAAACGATGCAAAAGATAG
- the cobU gene encoding bifunctional adenosylcobinamide kinase/adenosylcobinamide-phosphate guanylyltransferase: MQKIVIVLGGARSGKSYYALAEASLIKGKKAFIATAEPLDDEMYIRIENHKKERGNDWDTYEEPLQIAPLINRIKGKYNVILIDCLTLWVSNIMHAGLDIAEETGKLVSALSTASPAPLYIISNEVGLGLVPESPLGRAYRDNLGHVNRQVAQAASDVIFMVAGIPLKIKTS; this comes from the coding sequence ATGCAAAAGATAGTCATTGTGCTGGGAGGCGCCAGGAGTGGAAAAAGTTATTATGCTCTGGCAGAGGCATCGCTCATAAAGGGGAAAAAAGCCTTTATTGCAACAGCAGAGCCTCTTGACGATGAGATGTATATCCGCATAGAAAATCATAAGAAGGAAAGGGGAAACGACTGGGATACCTACGAAGAACCGCTCCAAATAGCGCCCCTTATTAACAGGATCAAAGGAAAATACAATGTAATCCTGATAGACTGCCTTACCTTATGGGTTTCGAACATCATGCACGCCGGCCTTGACATTGCTGAAGAAACAGGGAAACTTGTTTCCGCACTTTCAACCGCTTCCCCTGCCCCGCTATATATAATCTCAAATGAAGTAGGATTGGGACTTGTCCCTGAATCGCCTCTCGGGAGGGCCTACAGGGATAATCTGGGGCACGTGAACCGGCAGGTTGCACAGGCAGCATCGGATGTAATTTTCATGGTTGCAGGCATACCATTAAAAATAAAAACATCATAA